A single Actinomycetota bacterium DNA region contains:
- a CDS encoding tyrosine recombinase XerC, with the protein MTVERGASAHTVDAYRRDIGSYLDLLGDRGVSSVDHITSDDVRAFISKLYHDGLAHSSTERKLASVKSFHKFLVREEVTANHPTSDVPLPKVSQRLPEVISADQAEALLSQPFEPTFAGHRDRAILEVLYGCGMRVSELIGLDMTSLDLQEGFIRVFGKNSKERDVPVAGAALRALEEYLASGRLFLRGKGRRGGIEPAAVFLNCRGGRISRQAVFGIVRKYGRRVGLTLHPHVLRHSYATHMLEGGADLRVLQELLGHADIATTQVYTHVNRRHIREEYMSTHPRARVRSAGR; encoded by the coding sequence ATGACTGTCGAGCGGGGAGCCTCGGCTCACACCGTGGACGCATATCGCCGTGACATCGGCAGCTACCTCGATCTTCTCGGCGATCGTGGGGTGTCAAGCGTCGATCACATAACCTCAGATGATGTGCGGGCGTTCATCTCAAAGCTTTACCACGATGGGCTGGCGCACAGCTCGACAGAGCGAAAGCTGGCATCGGTGAAGAGCTTCCACAAGTTCCTGGTGCGAGAAGAGGTAACCGCTAATCACCCGACATCCGACGTTCCGCTGCCGAAGGTGAGCCAGCGGCTTCCCGAGGTTATCTCGGCGGATCAGGCCGAAGCGCTGCTCTCTCAGCCCTTTGAGCCTACGTTTGCGGGGCACAGGGATCGGGCGATCCTCGAGGTTCTGTACGGGTGTGGGATGCGGGTAAGCGAGCTTATCGGCCTTGACATGACCTCACTGGACCTGCAGGAGGGCTTCATCCGCGTGTTCGGCAAAAACTCCAAGGAGCGCGATGTCCCTGTCGCCGGAGCTGCGCTGCGGGCGCTGGAGGAGTACCTCGCTTCCGGGCGACTCTTTCTTCGCGGGAAGGGTCGTCGCGGCGGGATCGAGCCTGCCGCTGTTTTTCTGAACTGCCGAGGAGGAAGAATCTCCAGGCAGGCCGTTTTCGGCATAGTCCGAAAGTACGGCCGTCGTGTCGGCCTGACCCTGCATCCCCACGTTCTTCGGCACTCCTACGCCACCCACATGCTGGAAGGCGGTGCAGATCTGAGGGTTCTTCAGGAGCTTCTCGGCCATGCCGATATAGCGACTACGCAGGTTTATACCCACGTGAACAGGCGTCATATTCGCGAGGAGTATATGTCGACCCACCCGCGCGCCAGAGTTCGCTCGGCAGGTCGGTGA